In Deinococcus gobiensis I-0, one genomic interval encodes:
- a CDS encoding carbohydrate ABC transporter permease has translation MPSRPLRRLREGWPAYLFVLPSVLLMAYFSYVPAYTAMTRAFTDWDGLNVPTFTGLENFQRALTDPVMGQAALNAGIWVVLGLVLAVLPPLLVAELIFNLRGQRRQYAWRSLFVVPVVVPSLVLLLMWGTFFRSDGLINTVLGSVGLGAWRHDWLSDPSTALYSLIFLGFPYIDVFFLLLLYAGLQNIAPEVFEAGKMDGAVGWRRVLYLDLPLLRPQLGLIALLSVIGNVQYFISPLVLTSGGPGYSTTVPALLMYNTATRNGEYGYAMAIAVLLMLVVVVLTGLSRLVARERA, from the coding sequence GTGCCTAGCCGGCCCCTGCGCCGGCTGCGTGAGGGCTGGCCCGCCTACCTATTCGTGCTGCCGAGTGTGCTGCTCATGGCCTATTTCTCCTATGTGCCGGCCTACACGGCGATGACTCGCGCCTTTACCGACTGGGACGGTCTGAACGTACCGACTTTCACGGGTCTGGAAAATTTTCAGCGCGCGTTGACTGATCCGGTGATGGGTCAGGCGGCCCTGAATGCCGGAATCTGGGTGGTGCTGGGGCTGGTGCTGGCGGTGCTGCCGCCCCTGCTCGTGGCCGAATTGATCTTCAATCTGCGGGGCCAGCGGCGCCAGTATGCGTGGCGCAGCCTGTTCGTGGTGCCCGTCGTGGTGCCTTCGCTGGTGCTGCTGCTCATGTGGGGCACGTTTTTCCGGAGTGACGGTCTGATCAACACTGTGCTGGGCAGCGTGGGTCTGGGTGCGTGGCGGCACGACTGGCTCAGTGATCCCTCGACGGCGCTCTACAGTCTGATCTTCCTCGGGTTTCCGTATATAGACGTGTTTTTTCTGCTGCTGCTCTATGCAGGCCTTCAGAACATCGCTCCGGAAGTCTTCGAGGCGGGCAAGATGGACGGTGCGGTGGGGTGGCGCCGGGTCCTGTATCTCGACCTGCCGCTGCTCCGGCCTCAGCTGGGGCTGATCGCGCTGTTGTCGGTCATCGGAAACGTGCAGTACTTTATCAGTCCGCTGGTCCTGACTTCGGGGGGACCCGGCTACTCGACCACGGTGCCGGCTCTGCTGATGTACAACACGGCGACCCGCAACGGCGAATACGGCTATGCGATGGCGATTGCGGTTCTGCTGATGCTGGTCGTGGTGGTCCTGACTGGTCTCTCGCGTCTGGTCGCTCGGGAGCGGGCATGA
- a CDS encoding carbohydrate ABC transporter permease, with protein sequence MNRRSLTPGEIVRNVLLLLLALLALFPVYFSLVNSLKSPVQYAQNLLNFPATLHPENYSLAWVQIRGPLLNSVVVTLSSVLATVVFAASSAYALALIDFPGRRLLFGLVFALFLVPDFLTLIPLYVQIKALTLPSNYLAIILPTVAAGQPFAILVLYAAFRAMPRDMLEAARLDGAGHWALLRSIVLPLSLPILVSVSIIRLVPVWNDFLLPSLVLDEVHRTVPVALVGFQGGGAATGSTPNYGALMASYVLSALPLVVLFLFLMRSYVQGVTSGGVKA encoded by the coding sequence ATGAATCGCCGTTCTCTGACTCCGGGCGAGATCGTACGGAATGTGTTGTTGCTTCTGTTGGCTTTGCTGGCGTTGTTTCCGGTGTATTTCAGTCTCGTCAATTCACTCAAGAGTCCGGTGCAATACGCGCAGAATCTGCTGAACTTTCCGGCGACCCTGCATCCTGAGAACTATTCCCTGGCCTGGGTGCAGATCAGGGGACCTCTCCTGAATTCGGTGGTGGTGACCCTCAGTAGTGTCCTCGCGACGGTCGTCTTCGCTGCTTCGAGTGCTTATGCTCTGGCACTCATCGACTTTCCGGGCCGCCGACTTCTGTTCGGTCTGGTCTTTGCCCTGTTTCTTGTGCCGGATTTTCTGACCCTGATTCCGCTCTATGTGCAGATCAAGGCTCTGACTCTGCCGAGCAATTATCTGGCGATCATTCTGCCTACGGTGGCGGCGGGGCAGCCCTTCGCTATTCTGGTGCTGTATGCAGCCTTCCGGGCCATGCCACGGGACATGCTGGAAGCGGCCCGCCTCGACGGAGCAGGGCACTGGGCTTTGTTGCGCTCTATCGTCTTGCCGCTCAGCCTACCGATCCTGGTGAGTGTAAGTATCATCCGGTTGGTGCCGGTCTGGAATGATTTTCTGTTGCCCTCACTGGTGCTGGATGAGGTTCACCGGACTGTTCCTGTGGCCCTCGTAGGTTTTCAGGGTGGCGGAGCGGCGACAGGATCTACGCCGAATTACGGTGCGCTGATGGCGTCCTATGTTCTCTCTGCACTTCCGCTCGTCGTTTTGTTTCTGTTTCTGATGCGTTCGTATGTCCAAGGAGTCACCAGTGGAGGGGTGAAAGCGTGA
- a CDS encoding FAD-binding dehydrogenase has product MFTPDADVIVVGAGLAGLVAAAELADAGRRVLLLDQEGEQNLGGQAFWSFGGLFFVDSPEQRRLGIHDSPELALRDWMTAAAFDRPEDRWPRAWAEAYVEFAAGEKREWLHAQGMRWFPAVGWAERGGAGAGFPGNSVPRFHVTWGTGPGVLEPFERRVREHHRTGLIDFRFRHRVRGLNFSNGTVHGVYGDVLEPSEVGRGENSSRVVVGDFALNAQAVLVTSGGIGGNHALVRKYWPTQRLGPAPDFMVSGVPRHVDGAMQEVVKDAGARLINPDRMWHYTEGLCNWNPVWPNHGIRILPGPTSLWLDPTGKRLPFPHIPGASSLDTLQHITRNRYPYTWFLLNRATIKREFALSGSEQNPDLTGKNVRLTLARIGKAVQAPVQAFMDQGADFVVRKTLRDLVAGMNELVGSELVDYMTVKQEVEDRDLQLRNVAGKDPQLAVIRNARNILSERLVRVARPAPILDPSDGPLIAVRLNLLTRKSLGGLETDLQGRVLGEDGEPMPGLYAAGEVAGFGGGGLHGYRALEGTFLGGCIFSGRVAGRAIAQTVG; this is encoded by the coding sequence ATGTTCACACCCGATGCAGATGTGATTGTCGTGGGGGCCGGGCTGGCCGGGCTGGTCGCCGCCGCCGAGCTGGCCGATGCCGGGCGGCGGGTCCTGCTTCTCGACCAGGAAGGCGAGCAGAATCTGGGGGGACAGGCCTTCTGGTCTTTCGGGGGGCTGTTTTTCGTAGACAGCCCCGAACAGCGCCGCCTGGGCATCCACGATTCGCCGGAGTTGGCACTGCGGGACTGGATGACCGCTGCGGCTTTCGACCGCCCGGAGGACCGGTGGCCCAGAGCGTGGGCGGAGGCCTATGTGGAGTTCGCCGCCGGTGAGAAGCGGGAGTGGCTCCATGCCCAGGGCATGCGCTGGTTTCCGGCGGTCGGCTGGGCCGAGCGTGGCGGCGCGGGTGCAGGGTTCCCCGGCAACAGTGTGCCGCGCTTTCACGTGACCTGGGGGACTGGACCTGGGGTGCTCGAGCCCTTCGAGCGGCGTGTCCGTGAACATCACCGGACGGGCCTGATCGATTTCCGGTTCCGGCACCGGGTCCGGGGGCTGAACTTCTCGAACGGTACCGTGCATGGGGTATACGGGGACGTGCTCGAGCCCTCCGAAGTCGGGCGGGGGGAGAACAGTTCACGGGTCGTCGTGGGTGACTTTGCCCTGAATGCCCAGGCCGTGCTGGTGACCTCCGGTGGGATCGGGGGCAACCACGCCCTCGTGCGGAAATACTGGCCCACCCAGCGGCTGGGTCCTGCGCCCGATTTTATGGTGTCCGGCGTACCCAGGCATGTGGACGGGGCCATGCAGGAAGTCGTGAAGGATGCCGGGGCGCGGCTCATCAATCCGGACCGGATGTGGCACTACACCGAAGGCCTGTGCAACTGGAATCCGGTCTGGCCGAATCACGGCATCCGCATCCTGCCCGGTCCCACCAGCCTGTGGCTGGACCCGACCGGTAAGCGGCTGCCCTTTCCTCATATCCCGGGAGCCAGCAGTCTGGATACCCTGCAGCACATTACCCGGAACCGTTATCCCTACACCTGGTTTTTGCTGAACAGGGCCACGATCAAGCGTGAGTTTGCGCTTTCCGGCTCGGAACAGAACCCGGACCTGACAGGGAAAAATGTCCGCTTGACCCTGGCCCGTATCGGAAAGGCCGTCCAGGCTCCCGTGCAGGCATTCATGGATCAGGGGGCCGATTTCGTGGTCCGTAAGACCTTGCGTGATCTGGTCGCCGGTATGAACGAGCTGGTCGGAAGTGAGCTCGTGGACTATATGACGGTCAAGCAGGAGGTGGAGGACCGGGATCTCCAGCTCCGCAACGTTGCCGGGAAGGACCCTCAGCTTGCCGTGATCCGGAATGCACGGAACATCCTCAGTGAACGGCTTGTCCGGGTGGCCAGGCCCGCGCCGATTCTCGATCCGTCCGACGGCCCGCTGATCGCTGTCAGGCTCAATCTTCTGACCCGCAAATCGTTGGGGGGCCTGGAGACTGATCTTCAGGGGCGTGTCCTGGGTGAGGATGGCGAGCCGATGCCTGGGCTCTATGCCGCTGGTGAGGTCGCGGGCTTTGGGGGAGGGGGTTTGCACGGTTACAGGGCTCTGGAGGGAACTTTCCTGGGGGGATGTATCTTCAGTGGACGCGTAGCGGGCCGTGCCATTGCCCAGACGGTGGGATGA